From Candidatus Methylacidiphilales bacterium:
GCTGCTCGCGCAGGTGCAGAAATATCTGGTCGAGTGGGAAAACTTGGACCCCAAAGTGGCGGCCCTGGCCGAGTTGAACGCGGGAGTCTCGGCGCAGCTTCAGGATCTGGCGCGGGAGTTGCAGGAACTCGCCGAAGCGACGGAACTGGATGCCGAACGCCTGCGTCAAATCGAGGAGCGGTTGAATCTGGTTCAAAGTTTGAAGCGCAAGTATGGGCCGAATGTGCCTGCCATTTTGGAGAAGCTGGAGGCGCTGGAGCAGAAGCGGGAATCCCTGTCGAATCGCGAGGAGTATGCGCGCAAGTTGAAAGAGCGGATTGCGGCGGAGGACAAGGCGTTGTTGAAAATGGCCGGAGAATTGAGCAAGCAGCGCAATGAAGCGGCCCCCAAGCTTGCGCGGGAAATTTCAAAGCAACTCAAGGAACTCGGTTTCAAACAAGCGGGGCTCAGCATTGTGCTGCAAGCTTTGGAGGTATTGGGGAAGGACGGCCTCGACCGGGTTGAATTTTCCTTTGCGCCCAACCCGGGCGAATCCGCCAAACCGCTGAAAGCCATCGCGTCCAGCGGCGAAATGGCGCGTGTCATGCTGGCGATCAAGAGCGTGTTGGCCGAGCGGGACTCGATTCCGATTCTGATTTTCGATGAAGTGGATGCAAATGTCGGCGGCGAAACGGCCCTGGCGGTTGGGAAACGGTTGCGCGAGCTGTCGAAAGCCCATCAAGTGCTTTGCATCACGCATTTGCCGCAGGTGGCGGCGGCCGGGCACAGCCATTTCCGGGTGCAGAAGGACATTGTCAAGGGGCGGACCATTACGCTGCTGGAAACGTTGAATGGAAAACAACGGATCGAGGAGCTGGCCCGGATGCTGGGGGACAAAGGCGCCACGGCGCAAAGCCTGGCGGAGTCGCTGCTGAAACAGTTTCAGGCATAGCCACGATCCAGAATTCACCGTAGAGAAGCCGAGAACGCAGAGTGGGAATTCTCGCGCAAAGACGCCAAGTTTTAACGGCACAAAATTCCAACTCACACTCCAACTTTAACTCTTAAAACCAATACATTTTAAATCACTCCGACATACGTTAGTGGGCCCCTTCAGGACTTGAGGTTTTACACTATTCGTATTCCTGGGGTGTCTACTCGCGACGGATGTCGGAGTTGCCCCAGGCTGGTATAGGTCGCACCTTCGGCGCTTCTCCGCGAGTGAAGGTGGTTTGTCACCGCATTCCACATCCGTGTGTGCCTGTTCGCGACGCATGCCGGAGACCGGTTTCTGAATTCTTAATTCTGACTTCTGAATTCAGAATTTTACCCGGTGTCACGCCTCATGATGTTTTGAAAAAAGAAAGCGCCGGGCCATCAGGCGGCAGTTCAGCCGGACGACGAGTGCTGAATCCCGGACATAACGGAAATGCGAGGGGCTTTTGGTATGATAGAGCACTTCAATCGGGACGTGAATGACGGGAATGCCCTTCCAGCAGAGCTTGATCAGCGCCTCGGATTCGAAATCGTATTTCATCGCCCCCAGCGAAAGAATGGAAACGGCATGGAGTGGATAGGCCCGGAAGCCGCTTTGGGAATCCTGGATCCAGCGTCCAGTTATCACCCAGGTCCAGAAATTGGAGTTGAAACGGAGCAGCCGGCTTTTGAACTGCGGCCCGGCGCCCCTGAGATTCCGGTTCCCGATGACCAATGCGTCCGGTGATGCCTGGAGGGCCTCGATGAATTTGGATAAATCCTCGGGGCGATGCTGCCCGTCGCTGTCGAGGCTGATCGCATGGGTGTACCCGAGTTTGACGGCCAGTTTCAGGCCGGCTCGGAGGGCGGCGCCTTTTCCGTAATTGGCCGTGTGGCGCAACTGGGTGATCGCCGGAAAGCGGTCCAGAATGCCCTGGGTTCCATCCGTGGAGCCGTCATTGACCACGATGATGTCTGAAGTTTGCTTCAGGACGCCGCGCAGGACGCCGTCCAGTGTCGGGGCATTGTTGTAGGTCGGTGCCAGGACGCAATACCTGGCCTTTTGAGGAGTCATGGGAAGCTTGGAGCAGAAATCATACCGGAATACCCAACAGGGTCAGGTTTCCATGACATCGCCCAGTTCGATCCCGAGATTTTTTGCGAGGCGCATGGCGTCCGCCGGCAGATTTTTCTTTCTTCCCAGGATCTCGTCGAAGTCGCGCAGGTTCATCTTGCCATTGACCAGCGAGACCATGGAGCCGGTTTCCCCGTGCATGAGCGCCAGCACGCCAAATTCACCCATGCGGGTGCCGAGCAGGCGGTCGAAGTGTGTGGGCGCTCCGCCGCGCTGCACATGGCCGAGGACCGTGAGCCGTATTTCCTGGTTCAGTTTTTTTTCGCCCTCGGTCTTGAGTTTGTTCAGCAGTTCCTGGCCCGAGCAGGCGCCTTCCGCCACGACGATCGTGCTGTTGTTGTGGCGGCGCTCCCTGCGGCGTGTCAGGGCTTCGACAACGGAGTTCATGTTGTAACGATACTCCGGAATGATCGCCACTTGGGAGCCTGTGGAGATGGTGCTCATGAGCGCAAGATAACCCGAGCCGCGTCCCATGACTTCGATGATAAAACAGCGGCGATGCGAGGCGGCTGTGGCCTTGATCATGTCGATCATCGTGATGATGGTGTTCAGAGCGGTATCGACGCCCAGCGAAATATCCGTGCCGTGCAAATCGTTGTCGATGGTGCCGGGGATGCCGAGGACGGGGTAGCCGAGTTTGTGGATGATGTGGGCGCCGCTGAGCGATCCGTCCCCGCCGCAGACAATGAGTCCGTCGATCTTGTTTTCGCGCAGAATCTGGATGGCTTCCTGGGGTCCGTTATGTTCCATCATGCGCTGGCAGCGGCTGGTGGCCAGAAACGTGCCAGCATCCCGGATTTTGCCGCTGACTTCGAGGACGCCCAGAGGAACAAATTCATGGTCAAAGATGCCCTGATACCCGTTTTCGATGCCGACGACTTCCATGCCGTTGTTCAGGCCGGTCCGGGTCACCGACCGGATCACGGGGTTCATTCCGGGCGAGTCGCCGCCCGAAGTCAAAATGGCAAGACGTTTGATCATGGCACACGTTAATATAAAGAGTTGCATGTGTTTGCAACCTGTTTTGTTCAGGGAAATGCCTTGTCTCACACGAAGCCACGAAGGGGAAGAAAAGGGGTTTCCGGATTCTAAAACTTTTTAAGTGTCCAAACTCAACTTGCTTCCAAGCGAGTTCACAGTTAATAGGCAGGTGTTCTGGGTGATCTTCAAAAGTGAAAGACCGGTTTCGGTGAGTTTAAAATATATAATCCTGCTCTCATTTTTTGCAATTGTAGGACTGCTTTTCATTGCATTGGGGATTCATGACATCTTGTTGGGTCGGAATTCAACCCAATCGCCTTTTGTTGATGGCGTTATAACAGATTCTCGCATTGTTCGGGAGCCTACTGGTCGGAATAGGATCATCTTATGTTCCGATCATTGTGTATTTATATCAGGTTGATTCCATTCAATACAAAGGCTCTAAGATCGATTTTTGGGCAGGATATTCTTCACAGTCAGATTGGCTGCCAGGAATAATAACCAAAAAATATCCCGCTCATTCAAAAGTCAAAGTTTTCCATGATCCAAAAAATCCGAAAACTTCTGTTTTGGAGCCAGGACTTAAAAGTGTTAGTTTTACCCGGATATGGATAGGCGTGTCTCTGATGGTTTTTGGATTTTTATGGTTTTATCTGTTGCCTCCCATCATGCATAAGGTGCTCCAGCGATTGGGAATTTCACGTTATTGAGAAGGCAACAGCCATCTGCAATATATTTCCTCTAACCTTGATCCCTGGATTGCCGCGTCGCTCCGCTCCTCGCAATGACGAAAAATCTCCCGCCTTCCTCCAGCAAGCAGTGGGACTATGACAGACAGATAAGTTTTAGCCCCTTTTGCGCATTTTGTGTTCTTTCGCGGCAAAAATCCGTGTTTATCCGTGTCCATCTGTGGTTCAAATATTTCCTCTGCGTTCCTTCGCGCACTTCCTGTAAAAAATGCGCCCTGTGATGCTGCGGTACTTGATTTTACTGTTTGCGGGAAACCCGCGCCAAAACCGGGCGCAGGTATCTTGCCGTGTGGCTGGAGGGATGCCGGGCCACTTCCTCGGGCGTGCCCTGCGCGATGATGCGCCCTCCCGCATCGCCGCTTTCCGGCCCGAGATCGATCAGATAATCCGCCTCGGCCAGAACATCGAGATGATGTTCGATGACAACGACGGTATTTCCCGAATCCACAAGTTTGTGGATGACTTCGAGCAGGCGTTGGACGTCGGCGAGATGCAGGCCCACAGTGGGTTCTTCCAGCAGATAAAGCGTTTTGCCTGCCAGCAAATCGCGGGTTCGCAGCCTTTGGCGCTGTTCCTGCATCCGGACACCGGCCAGCTCCGAGACCAGCTTGATGCGCTGGGCTTCGCCGCCCGAGAGGGTTGGACTGGTCTGGCCGAGCGTGAGGTAGCCGAGGCCGGTTTCCTGCAGCAGCCGGAGCGGCACCTGGAGGGAGGGCTGGCCTTCGAAAAAGTCAGCCGCTTCATCGACGCTAAGTTGAAGAATCTGGTAAATATTTTTGTCACGGTAGGTCACTTCCAAAACGGAATCCGTCCAGCGTTTGCCGTTGCATTTGTCGCAGGGCACGAAGGTGGAGGGCAGGAAATTCATATCGACCTTGATGGATCCCTGGCCGAGGCAGGCGGGGCAGCGCCCGCTTCCCGAGTTGTAGGAAAAATGGCCGGCGGTGAATCCGCGCGCCCGTGCGAGCTGTGTCTGGGCCAAAAGTTTCCGGAAATGATCCATCAAGCCGATATAAGTGCAAACGGTGGAACGTGATGTTTTCCCGATGGGCGACTGATCCACTTCCACAATTTTTCCAAAAACATCCGCGCCCGTGAGGGACGCGCAGGGCAGGGCGGTTTTGTTTTTTCGGGAAGCCGTGGGCAAGGCCTGGCTGACTGCGGGGATGATGACCCGGTGCATGAGGGAACTTTTTCCGGAACCGCTGACGCCGGAAATGCAGGTGAAGCGACCGATGGGGATTTTGACATCGATATTTTTTAAATTATTGGCGTGCGCGCCTTTCATTTGGAGCCATGGATTCTTCGAGCCGATGGGGCGGCGCGACCCGCGGGACGGGTGGAGGATCGGATTGCCCAATAGCAATCCGGTGGCGGACTTCGTGTGGCGCGAAATTTCCTTCCAGGAACCGCAGGCGACGACCTCTCCGCCATGAACGCCGGCGCCGGGACCGAGATCGATGATGTAATCCGAGTGGCGCATGGTGTCCTCGTCGTGTTCGACGATGACCAGGGAATTGCCGCGCTGCTGGAGTTCGCGCAGGGTGCGGATGAGTTCGTCGTTGTCGCGGGGGTGCAATCCGATGGTGGGTTCATCGAGCACATAGAGCACGCCCTGAAGGTTTGACCCGAGTTGGGCTGCAAGCCGGATGCGCTGGGATTCGCCCCCCGAGAGCGTGGGAGCCGCACGGTCGAGGTTGAGGTAATCGAGCCCGACATGACGCAGGAATTTGACGCGCTGCTCAATTTCAGGCCGGATATCGCGGGCGATGATGGCCTCGCGGCCTTTCCATTTCAGGCGTGAAAAGAATCCGGCAAAATCGCGCACGGTCATGGCGTTGATGTCCGTGATGGGCTTTCCCGAAAAGCGCACCGCACGCGCGACCGGGTTCAGGCGCGCGCCGTGGCAGGTCGGGCAGGGGGCGGTTTCTTCGGGTTCGAGATTTTCGCGCGCCAGGTCGAGTTGCTGTTCCCGTTCCACTTCTGAAAGGTCGGGGTCCAGAGTGATTTTCGCGACAGTGCCGTAGCCCTGGCATTCCGGGCACCAGCCGTGCGGGCTGTTGTAGGAAAAGAGCCGCGGATCGAGAGGATCGAATGAGCGCCCGGTACCGGGGCAATACAGCGCTGTGCTCAGCACCTGTTCGCGCTTGTGGTTGTCGAGCAGGTAAATGGTGCCCTGCCCGTAGGCCAGGGCCTGGTTGACCAAAACGGGAAGGTTGGAGGTTTTACGGTCCAGGTTGCCGAGAATGAGGTCGATTGTGTGCTCGCGGTAACGGTCAAGGGCTTTGAATTTGGCCGGCTCGATCCATTTGCCATCGACGCGCAAAACGGGATATCCCTTGCGCTGGGCCCAGTTGGCCAGTTCCGTGTACAGCCCTTTGCGCCCGCGGATCATGGGCGCGATGAGGGTCAGTTCGGATTGCGAGGCCTGTTTTTGCGCCTCCTGCACAATATCCGCCGCCGACTGGCGGATGCAGGGTTCACCGCTCTCCGGGTCGTGCTGTACGCCCAATTTGGCATAGAGGAGCCGCAGGAAATGATAGAGTTCCGTAACGGTGGCGACGGTGCTTTTGCCGCCGCCGCGGGTCGTGCGCTGTTCAATGGCGACGGACGGCGGAATGCCGCTGATGGAATCCACGCGGGGTTTTTCGAGCTGCTCGATGAACTGCCGCGCGTAGGTGTTCAGGCAGTCGAGATAGCGCCGCTGCCCCTCGGCGAAGAGAAGGTCGAAGGCCAGGGTGCTTTTTCCCGAGCCTGACAAACCGGTAATAATTACCATTTTATCCCGAGGAATGTCCAATGAGATGTTCTTCAGGTTGTGATGCCGGGCGCCCCGGACTTGAATGCAGGTCGATTGGCGCGCGGAAACGGCAGGAGCGGACTTGCGACTTTTGAGCGGTTTCAAAATTTGTTTTTTGGATTTCGAGCGGCTCAACAGCGGCGCCAGGTATTGGGCTGTCCGGCTTTGCGGATGGGCGGCGATTTCCTCCGGTGTGCCGCAGGCGACGAGCCGTCCGCCGAGTTCGCCGGCCTCGGGACCGAGGTCGAGGATGTAGTCCGCGCATTTGACGACTTCCATGTTATGCTCGATCACAAGCAGCGTTTGGCCGGAATCGACCAGCGCCTGCAGCACCTCGAGCAGGACGCGGATGTCGTCGAAATGCAGGCCTGTTGTCGGCTCATCCAGAATGAGCAGTTTGCTGCCAGACCCCGTTTTAGCTGATTCATTGCGATTTGACAGGCTTTTGGCGAGGTGGCTGATGAGTTTCAGGCGCTGGGCTTCGCCGCCGGAGAGCTGGTTGATCGGCTGGCCGAGCCTCAGATAGCCGAGCCCGACCCGGTCCAGCAGGCCAAGGGCTTCCGCAACGGTTTTGCGCTGGGAAAGCTCGCGGGGTGTGGCATCGGGCGCTGGAGTGGAAAAAAGGGCGAGTCCCTGGCTGACGGTCAGGTCGAGCAGTTCCGAAATGGAAGTCCCGCGGTACTGGACTTTCAGGACATGGGGTTGGAAGCGTTTTCCTTCGCAGACCGGACATTGGACAAAAATGTCCGAAAGGAACTGCATCTGGATTTGTTCATGGCCCGTGCCATTGCAGCGCTGGCAACGGCCGGTGCCGGCGTTGAAAGAAAATCCCGAGGCGTTCAGGCCGGCCTGTTGGGCGGATTCGGTCATCGCAAACAATTCGCGCACGGAATCATAAACGCCGAGGTAGAGCAGAGGCGTGGAGCGGGGTGTCTTGGTGAGCGGGCTTTGATCCACGATGACGACATCCGAAACGGCGCTGCCATTGACCAGTTTTTTCAGCTCTCCCGGCTCGCTGGCCGGACGGTTGAGCTGGAGCGAAAGATGTTTGAAAATGATTTCATCCACCAGCGTGCTTTTGCCCGATCCGCTGACGCCGGTGATGGCGGTGAAGCGGCAGGTGGGGAAGCGGAAGGACAAGTCCCGCAGGTTATGCTTGGAAGCGCCTTCGAAGCTGATCCAGGTCGCCTGCTCCAGGCTGCGGCGGCGTTCCGGAACGGGGATTGATTTTGCGCCGGAAAGATAACTGCCTGTCAGGCTTTTCGGGTGGCGGACGAGTTCGGACGGCGCTCCCTCAAAAACGAGCCCGCCTCCGGTTTCACCGCGGCCGGGTCCCAGCTCAAGGATGTGGTCGGCGGCCTGAATGACGGAGGAGTCGTGTTCGACAACCATCACGGTGTTCCCCTGGTCGCGCAATTGCCGGAGGATGCGGATCAGGCGCTCGGTATCGCGCGGGTGGAGGCCGATGCTGGGCTCGTCCAGTACAAACAGCGTGCCGACCAGGGAAGTGCCGAGGCAGGTCGTGAGATTGACTCGTTGGATTTCGCCGCCTGACAAGGTGCGGCTGGCGCGATTGAGGGTCAGATAACCGAGCCCGACCTCGTCGAGATAGCGGATTCGGAACAGAATTTGTTCCAGAAGGATGAGCGTGGACTCGTCCTTGGAAGTGATTTTTTCAAACCATGCAACAAGATCATGAACCGGGGAGCCGTTCACTTCCGCAAGTGATTTGCCATTCAGCCGCCAGAGTCCGGTCTCGGGTTGGAAGCGTCCCCCGTCGCAGGCCGTGCAGGTTTTATAGGCGCGGTAGCGCGCGAGCAGCACGCGGATGTGCATTTTGTACGTCCGGGTTTCGAGCCATTCAAAAAAACCCTTGACCCCGTACCATTTCCCGGATTCCCACACTTGTTCTGCGGTTTTGCCCCGGGTGGGTTCACCCTGGATGACGAACTGCTGCTGCTCCGGCTTGAGGGAGGCGAAGGGTTGGTGGAGGGGGATGCCTTTTTTTCGGCAGGCCTTTACGAGGTCCTCCTGGCATTCGGCATTGGCCTCGGTCTGGAAGGGTTTGACCACGCCGTCCCGGATGCTGAGGTTGCGGTCGGGCAGGGCCAGGTTGTAATCGATTTCAACACTGCGTCCGAAGCCCCGGCACGCGGGACAGGCGCCTACCGGATTGTTGTAGCTGAAAAGCGAGGGCGAGGGCGGCGTGTATTCGATGCCGCTGTCCGGATCCACCCAGCGCGTGGCGAAACGCAGGCGGTTGCCGCTCTCCGCGCTGGTCCCATCGAAAACGACCGTGATCAGGCCTTTTCCAAATTCAAACGCGGTTTGCAAAGCCTCGGTCAGGCGTGATTTAGCCGCCGTTTCCAGCGTGATGCGGTCGGCAATCACCGAGACAATGATGTCTGGTTTTGATTTTTTCCCAGGAGATTTTTTTGCCGGCGCCGCATCCAGAACGCTGAGGTTCGGACTTTCCGCAGAATCCAGCCGGTGGATTTTTCCGTTGCAGTAGATCCGCAGGAATCCACGGGCCTGGATGAATTTCCGGATGGAGTCCCAGGCGGTGCCATGTGGGAAGGGGATCTCAAACAGGATCAGGGCGGCTTTTCCGGCGTTGTTTTTCAGAAGTTCATTTGTCACGTGTTGGGGAGTCCACGGTTGAATCCGTCGTCCGCTGAGCGGGCTGTAAAGCTCGGCCATTTCAGCAAAGAGCAGTTTGAGATAATCGGCCGCCTCGGTCATGGTTCCGACCGTACTGCGCGAGCTGCGGACCGAATTGACCTGGCTCAGGGCGATGGCGGGTGGGACGCCCTCGATCCGGTCGGCTTGCGGCCTGTCCATGCGTTCAAGAAATTGCCGGGTATAGGGGGAAAAGGTCTCGGTGTAACGGCGCTGGCCCTCGGCATAGAGCGTGTCGAAGGCGAGCGACGATTTGCCGGAGCCGCTCAGTCCCGTGACCACAATGAGCCGGTTGAGTGGGATCTCAAGATTGAGATTTTTCAGGTTGTTTTGGCGCGCGCCGAATATCTGGATTGAGCTGTGGGAGGGCATTGCAGGGGGTAAACCTAGATGCATCGGAGGTGGATGCAAGCCCCGGAGCGCTGTCTCAGGACATTAACCACGAACACAATTTTACAGGAAGATCGCTGAGAACGGAAAGATAAAGCTGAGAGCCTCCCAGAACCTGGGATTAAAGCAGCTCTTTGCCAAAGTGTTCGCCGACTTGTTTATGCAATTCCTTGATGGTTTCCGCATGTTCCTTCCGGCAGACCAGCGTGGCTTCCGGAGTGTGGATGATAATCAGGTCGTCGCATCCGATGGTGGCGATGAGATGCTGGGGATCGCTGGAAGCGGCAAGGGTTCCCCGCGTATCGAG
This genomic window contains:
- the recN gene encoding DNA repair protein RecN, coding for MLRSLRIKNLALIDDLTWELESGLNILSGETGAGKSILIDAFNLLLGERADKSLVRDGAEECMVEGRIENAGHLDPILEDSGLELGQDGELYLKRTFSASKPGRQFINGSPAPLQVLKKIGDVLADMHGPHDHQSLLSNDSQLEALDAYGGLSNVRTEYSKRYREYQKLRAELQELNNTPAGDLQQQLDFLDQQISEIRDAKLSASEEEELERDYRVGSNSRRILELAGSAQGILNEGESNVVSLLAQVQKYLVEWENLDPKVAALAELNAGVSAQLQDLARELQELAEATELDAERLRQIEERLNLVQSLKRKYGPNVPAILEKLEALEQKRESLSNREEYARKLKERIAAEDKALLKMAGELSKQRNEAAPKLAREISKQLKELGFKQAGLSIVLQALEVLGKDGLDRVEFSFAPNPGESAKPLKAIASSGEMARVMLAIKSVLAERDSIPILIFDEVDANVGGETALAVGKRLRELSKAHQVLCITHLPQVAAAGHSHFRVQKDIVKGRTITLLETLNGKQRIEELARMLGDKGATAQSLAESLLKQFQA
- a CDS encoding glycosyltransferase family 2 protein, yielding MTPQKARYCVLAPTYNNAPTLDGVLRGVLKQTSDIIVVNDGSTDGTQGILDRFPAITQLRHTANYGKGAALRAGLKLAVKLGYTHAISLDSDGQHRPEDLSKFIEALQASPDALVIGNRNLRGAGPQFKSRLLRFNSNFWTWVITGRWIQDSQSGFRAYPLHAVSILSLGAMKYDFESEALIKLCWKGIPVIHVPIEVLYHTKSPSHFRYVRDSALVVRLNCRLMARRFLFSKHHEA
- a CDS encoding ATP-dependent 6-phosphofructokinase, with protein sequence MIKRLAILTSGGDSPGMNPVIRSVTRTGLNNGMEVVGIENGYQGIFDHEFVPLGVLEVSGKIRDAGTFLATSRCQRMMEHNGPQEAIQILRENKIDGLIVCGGDGSLSGAHIIHKLGYPVLGIPGTIDNDLHGTDISLGVDTALNTIITMIDMIKATAASHRRCFIIEVMGRGSGYLALMSTISTGSQVAIIPEYRYNMNSVVEALTRRRERRHNNSTIVVAEGACSGQELLNKLKTEGEKKLNQEIRLTVLGHVQRGGAPTHFDRLLGTRMGEFGVLALMHGETGSMVSLVNGKMNLRDFDEILGRKKNLPADAMRLAKNLGIELGDVMET
- the uvrA gene encoding excinuclease ABC subunit UvrA, which gives rise to MPSHSSIQIFGARQNNLKNLNLEIPLNRLIVVTGLSGSGKSSLAFDTLYAEGQRRYTETFSPYTRQFLERMDRPQADRIEGVPPAIALSQVNSVRSSRSTVGTMTEAADYLKLLFAEMAELYSPLSGRRIQPWTPQHVTNELLKNNAGKAALILFEIPFPHGTAWDSIRKFIQARGFLRIYCNGKIHRLDSAESPNLSVLDAAPAKKSPGKKSKPDIIVSVIADRITLETAAKSRLTEALQTAFEFGKGLITVVFDGTSAESGNRLRFATRWVDPDSGIEYTPPSPSLFSYNNPVGACPACRGFGRSVEIDYNLALPDRNLSIRDGVVKPFQTEANAECQEDLVKACRKKGIPLHQPFASLKPEQQQFVIQGEPTRGKTAEQVWESGKWYGVKGFFEWLETRTYKMHIRVLLARYRAYKTCTACDGGRFQPETGLWRLNGKSLAEVNGSPVHDLVAWFEKITSKDESTLILLEQILFRIRYLDEVGLGYLTLNRASRTLSGGEIQRVNLTTCLGTSLVGTLFVLDEPSIGLHPRDTERLIRILRQLRDQGNTVMVVEHDSSVIQAADHILELGPGRGETGGGLVFEGAPSELVRHPKSLTGSYLSGAKSIPVPERRRSLEQATWISFEGASKHNLRDLSFRFPTCRFTAITGVSGSGKSTLVDEIIFKHLSLQLNRPASEPGELKKLVNGSAVSDVVIVDQSPLTKTPRSTPLLYLGVYDSVRELFAMTESAQQAGLNASGFSFNAGTGRCQRCNGTGHEQIQMQFLSDIFVQCPVCEGKRFQPHVLKVQYRGTSISELLDLTVSQGLALFSTPAPDATPRELSQRKTVAEALGLLDRVGLGYLRLGQPINQLSGGEAQRLKLISHLAKSLSNRNESAKTGSGSKLLILDEPTTGLHFDDIRVLLEVLQALVDSGQTLLVIEHNMEVVKCADYILDLGPEAGELGGRLVACGTPEEIAAHPQSRTAQYLAPLLSRSKSKKQILKPLKSRKSAPAVSARQSTCIQVRGARHHNLKNISLDIPRDKMVIITGLSGSGKSTLAFDLLFAEGQRRYLDCLNTYARQFIEQLEKPRVDSISGIPPSVAIEQRTTRGGGKSTVATVTELYHFLRLLYAKLGVQHDPESGEPCIRQSAADIVQEAQKQASQSELTLIAPMIRGRKGLYTELANWAQRKGYPVLRVDGKWIEPAKFKALDRYREHTIDLILGNLDRKTSNLPVLVNQALAYGQGTIYLLDNHKREQVLSTALYCPGTGRSFDPLDPRLFSYNSPHGWCPECQGYGTVAKITLDPDLSEVEREQQLDLARENLEPEETAPCPTCHGARLNPVARAVRFSGKPITDINAMTVRDFAGFFSRLKWKGREAIIARDIRPEIEQRVKFLRHVGLDYLNLDRAAPTLSGGESQRIRLAAQLGSNLQGVLYVLDEPTIGLHPRDNDELIRTLRELQQRGNSLVIVEHDEDTMRHSDYIIDLGPGAGVHGGEVVACGSWKEISRHTKSATGLLLGNPILHPSRGSRRPIGSKNPWLQMKGAHANNLKNIDVKIPIGRFTCISGVSGSGKSSLMHRVIIPAVSQALPTASRKNKTALPCASLTGADVFGKIVEVDQSPIGKTSRSTVCTYIGLMDHFRKLLAQTQLARARGFTAGHFSYNSGSGRCPACLGQGSIKVDMNFLPSTFVPCDKCNGKRWTDSVLEVTYRDKNIYQILQLSVDEAADFFEGQPSLQVPLRLLQETGLGYLTLGQTSPTLSGGEAQRIKLVSELAGVRMQEQRQRLRTRDLLAGKTLYLLEEPTVGLHLADVQRLLEVIHKLVDSGNTVVVIEHHLDVLAEADYLIDLGPESGDAGGRIIAQGTPEEVARHPSSHTARYLRPVLARVSRKQ